DNA sequence from the Coffea eugenioides isolate CCC68of chromosome 9, Ceug_1.0, whole genome shotgun sequence genome:
CTGCCTCAATTTTCTTCTGATCTTCAAGGTAAATGTACgataaatttcaaaatatatccCAAATATatgaatttcttgaaaccaTCCTTGAATCTCATTACCTACTCAACAAAATGTTCCATAAACACAAAGAATTGACGAGAACAACAGGGCTCCTTAGATTTAACAATTTCAAATAAGCCCAAGCTAGAATTTTTCATATATTCAAACAAGAAATTGGAAAAATCTGACTAAGCAATACTGAATTGTATCGAAaacctactttttttttttttcctgcaaCGATAGATTTTTGTATTGATTGGCAAAAAAACTTAtatgagcaaaggctcaaggaATTCTATACAAGAGTGTTAGACACACTGAGGATTAATCCATTCCTCATCTTGAAATATGCCCAAAGCATAATCACTAATCACTTCACATCTAGAGTCTAAGCTCCTATCTAAGCAAAAGGAGCATTTCTGAAATAAGGACCTGAGGTCGTTAATATCGTCTATCAAAGTAGCCATTTTGATGTCCTTAGCCATCCTTTCCTTTATCATCTTCAGTAGTTGGGGGCTGGGGATGTGGACAACAATTTCCTTCCATTGCTGGTGTCTAGCCTTTATGATGGCCATTTTCACAGCTTCTGCAGTAGACTGCATCTGATGCACTGTTTTTCTGTCAATAAGTGCCCAGGCAGCCACCCACTGATTGTTGAAAGTAGATGCAAAAATCCCCATGCCAACTCTGTTGGTTTGGTCTTGCACCTTAGTTGATATTCTGATCTGAATTTCATTCCTTCTTGCCTCCTCCGGATCAACTTTCTCATCTGCTCTTACCGCATCTTCAGTGAATATTTTCTGCTTGCTCTGGACAGCTTTTTGTTCTTGCCATTCCTGTTGAGCCTTTTGGATTGTTTTCCAAGGGTGCCTGTGTTTGGCATTGAACTGCCATTCATTTCTCCTTTTCCAGAGTTGCCAGAGGATGTTCACAGTGAGCTCTATATGCTCCTTTCCTTCTGTCCTGCATGTAGCTTCCAGAAGAGCAGTCCACCAAGCTTGAAAATTCCCTGTCTGTTCCCTTAACCCATCCCATTGTAATGGAGCCATTTTCCACACCTCTTGTGCTTTGCTGCATTGGAAAAACATGTGTTCAATTGACTCTTCTTGTTCACCACAGCCACCACAGATTGGATCACCTTTGTGTGTTCTTTTAAAAACCAGGCTGTTGACTGGTAATAAACCATGGAGGCACTTCCAAAGGAAATGTTTGATCTTACTCTTAACGTTCAGCCTCCACATCCACTTCCATTGCTTTTCATAGGAACTTGCTATACTAGTTTCCGCCTCATTCTCTCTTCTTCCTTTGTGTTGAACAGTTCCTCTACACAATGCCTTGTAACCTGAGTTGACAGTGTAGATGCCATTGCCGCTATGTATCCAGTAATTGCTATCATCCTTTCCTGATATACTAATAGGAATCTCCAGAATTTCCTCTGAGTGATAAGCAATACTGAGTGATGATATTTTTAAGGGCAGTCCAATTCACTCaatacaaaaatatttttaaatgatGATATTCACAGGAACGTCTATCTTACTTAAACAAACAATAAAAAGGAGATTGATTGAGAAATGGCCACATTATCTTATCATTCTTAATTATCATTAGTTCAATTATCAACTTTAGCAGTCGAGAAAGGCTGCAACTTGTACAGGGACAATAAATTCTTTAGGGCCCAATTCTTTATTCCTGCGTCCGGAGAATTGAGACGTGGACGCTTCATTAGTCAATAATAATAAAGTGTGGAATTCGACTACTATTCTTAGCTCGTTCAAGGAAACAGAGAGGAGACGCTCTTGCACAGCTACTTAAACTATTGGATAATTTCATAGACCTTTCCTGAAGTTTTGGACAATTTCAGCTAGTACCCCTCTTATTTTCAATATTACGCTGACCACTCTTCCTTTAACCAGTGTTGTGACCAATTCAGCCCATATATGTAAAAGAAATGGAATAAATTGACAAGAAATGGTGTCATCACATTTTATTCCATATTTTCCCTTGGAGACCCTAAAAGAAATATTGTAACATAGGACAAACTTCACTTTGTCCCTCCGAAGTTGAATCACTTTTCTATTCTATACActaaacttcaattttggatGCTTTGCATGTGGTTGGAGGCAAAAGCATGGCAGAGCCCTTTTTGAGTCTCTGATCTTTATTATCACATGACCATTGCTAATTATACTATTGCTTTTGAATGGAAATAGCATAAAAGTCTTAGTGAATGAACAAATTGAATAGACCATTTCGCAGAGCAGTGAAATATTCCAAAGCCGTGAAGCACAGTGATAAGCTACAAATTACAGTggtttatatttattaattgtCAATGAATGGTTGTATTTGAGCTATATTTTGAATGGATGTCGCCTAATTTAAGTATATGTTGGTTTTTGTGGGAAAAGCACGTGATTGAGGAGGAAATGAATCGAAAACGCAACAAAAGGGGAAGAATGCCAAGACACAAGGATCCGTGGGTGGATCCTATGTCCAACGCCAAACATTGAAAGGGACTTTGCGAGGACTTCTTCTAGTTCTAATGATTGGAAAACCCACTCAAACTCGATTTTTGGTAAGTTTTCAAGACCCATTCTTACCATATTTCGGATACAACTTTGAGAGACTATAAATAGGACAATCTAGGATGTTTTTAGATTGGAAAGCATTTGGCTAAAGTTAGTTCATCATTTTTATACCTTCTTTTCTTGAGAGATCACAATGGAAGTGTTGAAAAATCAAAGGAGTTCAAGATGGAGATTGGAGCGGGGAAAAATTGAGaagttttcttacttttaacTTCTTAATTATTTTGTCTTTCAtttgaattcttggatttatCTATGAATATGTTGAACTCATTTATATCCAAAGTTAGGATTTTGTGAAGgagatttaattattttttttagataaATTATTCGCTTTGCTTAGATTTATTTATCTTGCCTTTATTACATGTTTATGTTTTGCCACTATAGATATGCTTTTAGGATTTGTATTGAGTTGAGAAGTGATATACAACCGTACATTAGATAGATAAACATACTTAGTATAATCATGAAAGTGGGTTAAACATTGTATGGCATAATTATATCACCTAATATTTTAAAGGATTTAATTAAATACTTATAATCTCGAGAGCAACGCGAGATTTCATTAGACAAATTTAGAAATATCAACAGATAATCTAAAGTACTTTTACGTGATACATCTTTGACTTGTTAAGAAAATAATTGGATAAATAATTCCAATTCTGAATCAAAATTTAAAACTCTAGTCTTTTGCTAATTGTTTTCTCACCTATATCTtgtttgatttgattatttatttaatttcttaATTAGTGATTAAAAACTCtctgaatttaaattttgttatttttattagaGGAATTAAAGTAGGAAAAATTAACTCACTCCTGTAGGTTCGACCCCTGGAGTACTCCAAGGGAATTATTATTACGATCCACCTTGTACAATTATAGAAATTCATCGATCACACagcaactaaaaaaaattaatgcacAATAATGTCATGAGCAGAAACAGTTCCCATCTTAGTTGTTCAACATTCACGGTGGATTTCAATTAGTGGTCAACAGATAAAGGCATCGAAAAAAGTAATCTAACTAGATAAGTGAATTTATATTGTAcaacatatttcttttttctaccGCAAAAACTTAACTAATTTAAGACAATGTAGTCCAAGCTAATTGAAGATTAATTTTCCTTAAAAAAtgttcatgataaaaactcaacaAAGAGATAATACAACAGCTTACTTTTGGAGGTGATCTTATACGGTCTTTATTAACAAACTAATTAGCCACttaagccttttttttttttgggacagTACATGACAAAATGAGGAGTGAATCAGTCACTTAGTATCTAAAATTTTCCCTCCATATAATTAGTTCAACCTGATTTAAGACTAAAATTTTTACTATAGGAATGTTCGTGATTCAACAATGAAACACCATAGAAACTTATTTTGGGAGATTGTCCTAGAAGATAAAAAATGAGCAACCAATCAGAAAGTCGTACTCACATATCAAAATCCATTCAGTCTAATTAATTCACCAGCTATgtatatttcatccattttcacATTATAGAAAGAACAATAATGCATGGCATTATCCATCATAAATTGCTCATATAACATCAAGATATCATGGTGTGGACCTCAAATGACTCGTCATGTCTACTGGCTACATTTAAACATATCTTATGGCCAGAATGTTCATCTTATCAACTTAACGAGTTTATTCATGGTACCATaccattaaattaaaaaaatttccaccGTTTACCTTTTATAGATGTCAAGGAATATAGCTAATAACGCACTTTTGGCAGCAATCTTCCTTCACCCAATTAAAGATTTTCGGAGCTTAAAGTTCAGCTCCTAAAGCTCTTCTCCAAGTCTCACAAACCAACAGAGAAATTACTTTTAGGAAAGTTGTTAAATTTTGGCACACTAGGTTTTGATGGTATCTTGGTAAGCTTGGAAGATTATATTGTGCTTCTAAGATAATGTTTAAAAAAGCTATTTTAGTGACGGCATTATGGTCAATTTGCCCCTGATGATATTGATATTAGGTCCCATCAACATCAGAAGGGAGCTCATTGTATTATTGGATATAACAAGGGTGGTAGTGAAATTATGAAAACcatcaagggaggtttttgaaattaaccctaaaatattcaTCCCACGCAAGGCGTGGTGTTCCCCCCTTTGTTCCTATAAATAGGGCTGCAACTCCATGCACTTATCACTCGATAGCAATAATTTAGCACATTACTTACATTTTGAGTGAGCTTGTGATGAAATGGCACCTTCAAAAAATTTGCTCTTTGTTTTTGGTGTTCTCTTTGCACTTGTGCTCCTCATTTCCTCTGATGCAACAGCTGCAGGtacctttcttttttcctttcttccttttttttttttggctgcacCTAAATACTCAAATGAATGGAGAATAGGAGACTCATTATTGGGATGTGAATTTTTATGGAAGGCTATTAGTATATTATCAAGCAAGTCATATTAATGTGCTAATATCTTTTTCATTGTTTAGCAAAAGTAAATCTTGGTTGCTTCCATCAATGGTTAGTGGCACATCTGATTTTTCATGCATCCTTATAGTATTGCTGTAAGGATACACGTTCCATAGTGTCACACTAAAGGTTAAACTAACGTTGAAAACCAAATTAACTGCTTCTAATTATAATTTATTGAATAGACTATTAAAGCAAAATAATCCATGTCCAAGTCGCACCATCTTATATGCCTGGACTGTTTTGTTTAATCCATTGTATTCTTTTCTTTGCATATATCTTGCAAATTTTCAGCCTAGCCGGTCACCTAACGTTCGCAGCTTAAGATAAAGCTCCAAATATTAATGTCTCCTTCTGTCTTGAAACAGATCAGAAGAGCGTGAAAACCACTGGTGTCCACGATGCCAGTTCAGGTCAGGTTCATCAGGATAGCATAAGCGAAGATCGTTGCAAATATCGTTGCTGCCGCTGGTACCATGGACAGTGCCAAAAATGCTGTCGAACTGCTGAGGAGACCCCTGAAGCTACATCCGGAGATGAGGATACCGTAACCGCAGATCGTTGCAGATATGGTTGCTGCCGCTGGTACCATGGATATTGCCAAAGATGTGTCCATGCAGATATGGTTGCTGCCGCTGGTACCATGGATATTGCCAAAGATGCTGTCCACCTGCTGAGGAGACCCCTGAAGCTACATCCGGAGATGAGGTCAAAAATTAATGCTAAATAAATAAGGGTGTGACACAGGATCCGTGACACCTATATTATTACCTTAATATGTTGTGTTTGCCTTTGATGGTTGATTTCCTGTATGTGTAAAAGACTTGTGCCTTCTCTTTGAATTGGTGTAGAATCAACAGGGGAAGCATGTAATGAGTACTCAGTTCGAGTGCTCTTCTTATGTTGTTGTCATGTTGAATAAATAAATCTACTTGATCATCTACTAATTGATGATCTCTATCTCAGTTACATCATTCTGACCTTGGACCTAGAATTTAGTGTGATTGATATAAGACGTGCAGAATGttcaatatatgtatatatgtgctTCTTCATCGCGCCATGCCATTACAATGTGAAAGAATTCAGCATCGACGGAGTGAAACGTACCCAATCCTGCTCCTGAGAAAGGAAACAAAGTCCCTCAAAAATGGATATTTTGGATGCCATCAAGATTTTGAATTGAATGCCATTTGGAGATCTGaatgttgtttttttttcctttatcttcGTTCAAGATTTTTTTGGTGGAAATGCTTCATTTATACGAATTTTCCTAGTTAGTAAATGCTTCTATTACACTTGTACAATACACACTTAATATAGTAATACATACAATCAACTAAATGTGTAGTtcatatatttcaaaaatattcatACTTTTCAACTAAACTATAAAAATACGTAATAAATTCTTGATACATTATACTTTACGAACTATACTttaaattttacaaatatttaaTACTATCACTTATCAATAACTCCACATGTTAATTTGTCTCCCAATTCAATAAATTATAGTAGCTAATTCTCAAAGCTAACCGACACCAAAATTCCCTCACTTGTTCGATTTATATTAATTACATTGCATTTATTTCCTAAGCATGAGTTTTGTAACCCCTCATATTAAATCTCAATGATTGATTTTAACGGTTACCAAGGCGTCTAGTAATTGGTTTGCTATTAATTTGAACTAGACATTTATTAGGTCTAGTAGAATTTATTCCTTCTTATCACTTAGTTCATAAACCTTATGAATCGTTAAAACCAGCTCTAACATTAGCTAACAAGACTTCTACAATTCGGGTTTTGCGTAGAAATCAGTCTGATAGTTTAACTTGCTTCGTCCAGCTTTATgagttgcttttttttttttccatatttGACATTTCATCTGACTTTAATATGGGGACCAAGTTAGTATTGTTGACATTTCATATCTAAGACCAAGTTAGTATTGTTGACATTTCATCTGACTTAATTAGTATTGTTGACATTTCATATCTAAGACTtcttaattaattgatttgttATAAGAACTATAACGTATGCGTGTTTTGTAAGCTTtcatgttttttcttttaattcttgTGGACCAGCAACGGATAGTTTCTTCTAGTACCAAGCTTCCTTTGAagttctttatttatttattttttttgcgtgtccaaatgtaaattaaaagaaCCAACAACTTTGAACAAGTCTATATCTAGTAAGGATAGATATAAAGAGAGATACCATATCACTGCAACAGAAAAGGGATTTGGCGAGGAGCAAAAGTCCATGCCAAAAGTTTTGAATTCCTCGCCAATTAATTTCAGCGAGAAAAATGCTTCCTCGCCAAATTTCTTGCTAGATGCTTGTCGCTAAAAGTTATTAGCGAGGATGCTGCTGTTTTTCTCGCTAATGAAACAGATCAATAGCAAGGGTTGACCTCCTCGCTAATAGCTCAAATACTCTGGCGAGAAAAGCAGCA
Encoded proteins:
- the LOC113782537 gene encoding uncharacterized protein LOC113782537 encodes the protein MASTLSTQVTRHCVEELFNTKEEERMRRKLCLHGLLPVNSLVFKRTHKGDPICGGCGEQEESIEHMFFQCSKAQEVWKMAPLQWDGLREQTGNFQAWWTALLEATCRTEGKEHIELTVNILWQLWKRRNEWQFNAKHRHPWKTIQKAQQEWQEQKAVQSKQKIFTEDAVRADEKVDPEEARRNEIQIRISTKVQDQTNRVGMGIFASTFNNQWVAAWALIDRKTVHQMQSTAEAVKMAIIKARHQQWKEIVVHIPSPQLLKMIKERMAKDIKMATLIDDINDLRSLFQKCSFCLDRSLDSRCEVISDYALGIFQDEEWINPQCV